GAATGAATGTTAGTGCGATTCTTACCCGGATGAAAGATGTCCGTCAGCAATCGGAATCTGTATTGGATGAGTTGCTAGATCAGGATTTACAACGTGAAGTACAGATATGGTACGACCCTGAGGATTGGAAGCGAATGAGAGTTGGAAATACGGAAAGCTCAGATTCTTATTATGTACGCCCGATTCAAAGCCATCTGTTCTATGTGGCTGAGCATTACGGATATCATACCGGACAAATTGTTTATTTGACAAAGCTTTTGGCTGAAGGGAAAGGCCCGATTACAGATACGAGACATTAGAATATACCAGCAGAATAACTACCACTAAATGCGGCCAGCCTTCTTAGAGGTAAGTAGATAGATTTTTTTCTTCCCATGATGCTCATCACATTTCAACTCGGTCCGGTTATCCGTTTCAGGTGAAATTTTGAGGAAAAGGGGTTTGTGAAAAAATGGCCAAGTCTAAAAGAGGACACTCCCTATGGCATTTGCCTGCCCGCGGTCGGGGCACTTGCCCAGTATGCCGCAGTACCCGCATTAAACTGCTGTATCCACGAACCAAATCCGACGGCACGTCTTTAAAAGTATGCAAGCGGTGCGACAAAGCATCGCAGACCAGGATTGATGCGGCGATTTAACAGGGTACCTGCATAAGGTCGAGAACACAATAAATTTTTTGCATATCGATGGGAAGGACCATCGGTAATTTTGCACTATAGAACCGCCAGCGCTCGTTCATCGAGCAGCTGGCGGTTTTCTTAATTTGGCCAATCTAAATGTAAAAACAATTTGACATACAGAGACGATGTATTATAATTATGAGTGTAAAAAGTTTTTTACATTTCTTAAGAAGAAATATGAAACTCTCTCAGGAAGAACTCGCAAATATATGTGGCGTTACATTATTTATTTATGAGGAGGAAGTCAAATGAAATTACGAAAAGCTGATGAAATGGAGAAATATCAGAGTGACCAATCTGCAAAATATGGATTTATCTTTTATACCTTAGCATTATTGATTTGGTCACTTTATGGTTTTTTCATTAAGGGTGATTCTGGTTGGCAGATGACAATCTTATTGATAGGATGTGCTGTTTACTTTTGGTCAAGAGTTGTTTACAACCGAAAGATGAATAATTGATTACTAAAAGACCTTCGCAATTTGAGGGTCTCTTTTTCACTATAAAAACAACAATATATTTTAACAGACCTTAAATTTATTAATTGCTCTAGTGCTACGACATTTTATGTCGTAGCACATGTAATATAATAAAATTGCTTCCCATATTAAGGAAGACGTTCTAAGATGAGATTAGATGAAAAGAGGTTAGCAAAGAATGTCCAAACCTAAAAGAGGGCGCTCCCTCTGGAACTTACCTTCACGTGGCAGAGGTACATGCCCCGTCTGTCATAGCACCAGAATCAAGCTGCTATATCCTCGGACGAAAACAGATGGAACAGCCGTAAAAGTGTGTAAACGGTGTGATAAGGCACCGCAGTCGAAGGTAGATGCTATTTCAGCCAGCTGATTTAGCTGGCTGAGTCGGAAGGAGCGCGCCCGTTCCCTATATAGGGAGCGGGCGTTTTATGTTGGTTACAATGGCAAAGGGGAGTTGGCACCGTTATGAGCAATATGCACCGGATACACTGGTTCGATCAGCAGATTCGGGAAGGAAAATACCCGAATAGTCGTTTATTGGCTGAGG
Above is a window of Paenibacillus uliginis N3/975 DNA encoding:
- a CDS encoding DinB family protein, whose amino-acid sequence is MFVQEVLKQMNTQLARIEVCLNRLSDEQIWERVNGEMLSIGNLCIHLAGNEYQHFVSGIGNKPFIRERSNEFSMNGGMNVSAILTRMKDVRQQSESVLDELLDQDLQREVQIWYDPEDWKRMRVGNTESSDSYYVRPIQSHLFYVAEHYGYHTGQIVYLTKLLAEGKGPITDTRH